The Actinomadura sp. WMMB 499 genome includes a window with the following:
- the pyrR gene encoding bifunctional pyr operon transcriptional regulator/uracil phosphoribosyltransferase PyrR yields MGSRAAEGDPRPKAVLEGPDIRRALTRIAHEILERTKGGHDVLLLGIQTRGVTLAERLAGLLREVEGRPVPWGSLDVTMYRDDLRMRPARALGRTEVPSDGIDDRVVVLVDDVLFSGRTVRAALDALNDLGRPRAVQLAVLVDRGHREVPIRADYVGKNLPTSMRETVKVLLDENDGRDAVLLGPVPEPVGSPVPAQPSAQPSGQPSGPAGGAG; encoded by the coding sequence GTGGGGTCGCGCGCCGCGGAGGGTGACCCCCGGCCCAAGGCCGTTCTGGAGGGTCCCGACATCCGCCGCGCACTGACCCGGATCGCGCACGAGATCCTCGAACGCACCAAGGGCGGGCACGACGTCCTGCTGCTGGGCATCCAGACGCGCGGGGTGACGCTGGCCGAGCGGCTGGCGGGCCTGCTGCGCGAGGTGGAGGGGCGTCCGGTGCCGTGGGGCTCGCTCGACGTGACGATGTACCGGGACGACCTGCGCATGCGTCCCGCGCGCGCCCTCGGCCGCACCGAAGTGCCCTCCGACGGGATCGACGACCGCGTCGTGGTGCTGGTCGACGACGTGCTGTTCTCCGGACGCACCGTCCGTGCGGCGCTCGACGCCCTCAACGACCTCGGCCGGCCGCGCGCCGTCCAGCTCGCGGTGCTGGTCGACCGGGGACATCGCGAGGTCCCGATCCGCGCCGACTACGTGGGCAAGAACCTGCCGACGTCGATGCGCGAGACCGTCAAGGTGCTGCTGGACGAGAACGACGGCCGCGACGCCGTGCTGCTCGGCCCGGTGCCCGAGCCCGTGGGCTCCCCGGTGCCCGCCCAGCCGTCCGCCCAGCCGTCCGGGCAGCCGTCCGGGCCGGCGGGAGGTGCCGGGTGA
- a CDS encoding aspartate carbamoyltransferase catalytic subunit has translation MKRHLISAADLTRDDALLVLDTAEELAQIAGRSIKKLPTLRGRTVVNLFFEDSTRTRISFEAAAKRLSADVINFSAKGSSVSKGESLKDTALTLEAMGADGVVVRHGASGAPHRLAGWVRGSVVNAGDGTHEHPTQALLDAFTMRRRLGDLDGRKVTIVGDVLHSRVARSNVLLLDTLGADVTVVAPPTLLPVAIGTWPCRVSYDLDDVVPKSDVVMMLRVQQERMNAAYFPSVREYSRRYGLDAERMAQLPEHAIVMHPGPMNRGVEIAAEVADSVRSTIVEQVANGVSARMAVLYLLLGGSEPAIGQEVPQ, from the coding sequence GTGAAGCGCCATCTGATCTCCGCCGCCGACCTGACCCGCGACGACGCGCTGCTCGTCCTCGACACCGCCGAGGAACTGGCCCAGATCGCGGGCCGTTCCATCAAGAAGCTGCCGACGCTGCGGGGCCGCACCGTCGTCAACCTGTTCTTCGAGGACTCCACCCGCACCCGGATCTCGTTCGAGGCCGCCGCGAAGCGGCTGTCGGCGGACGTCATCAACTTCTCCGCGAAGGGGTCCAGCGTGTCCAAGGGCGAGAGCCTGAAGGACACCGCGCTGACGCTCGAGGCGATGGGCGCCGACGGCGTCGTCGTCCGGCACGGCGCGTCCGGCGCCCCGCACCGGCTCGCGGGCTGGGTGCGGGGCAGCGTCGTCAACGCCGGCGACGGCACCCACGAGCACCCGACCCAGGCGCTGCTGGACGCCTTCACGATGCGCCGCCGCCTCGGCGACCTCGACGGCCGCAAGGTCACGATCGTCGGGGACGTCCTGCACAGCCGGGTGGCGCGTTCCAACGTCCTGCTCCTGGACACCCTCGGCGCCGACGTCACCGTCGTCGCGCCGCCGACGCTGCTGCCGGTCGCGATCGGCACGTGGCCGTGCCGGGTGTCCTACGACCTCGACGACGTCGTGCCCAAGAGCGACGTGGTCATGATGCTGCGCGTGCAGCAGGAGCGGATGAACGCCGCCTACTTCCCGAGCGTGCGCGAGTACAGCCGCCGCTACGGCCTGGACGCCGAGCGGATGGCGCAGCTCCCCGAGCACGCGATCGTCATGCACCCCGGCCCGATGAACCGCGGCGTCGAGATCGCCGCCGAGGTCGCCGACTCGGTGCGGTCCACCATCGTCGAGCAGGTCGCCAACGGCGTCAGCGCCCGCATGGCCGTGCTCTACCTGCTTCTCGGCGGCTCCGAGCCCGCCATCGGCCAGGAGGTCCCCCAGTGA
- a CDS encoding TetR/AcrR family transcriptional regulator produces MPEPGRPLRADARRNRARVLEAARTVLARDGSSASLREIAREAGVGLATIYRQFPTKEDLFAAVVRDRIGALADEAAALIAGSGGTAPGAAFFTFFTLIVEDSTHKKMLVDALTDAGVAEADVKAGMADLAAEIKDSLATLLAGAQRSGDVRADVGMPEVLALLGAACLAAERGRWDAGTRDRALAVVFDGFRPRN; encoded by the coding sequence ATGCCCGAACCCGGCCGTCCGCTGCGCGCCGACGCCCGCCGCAACCGCGCGCGCGTCCTGGAGGCGGCGCGGACCGTCCTGGCGCGGGACGGGTCGTCGGCCTCACTGCGCGAGATCGCCCGCGAGGCCGGCGTCGGGCTCGCCACCATCTACCGGCAGTTCCCGACCAAGGAGGACCTCTTCGCGGCGGTCGTGCGCGACCGCATCGGCGCCCTCGCCGACGAGGCCGCGGCCCTGATCGCCGGGTCGGGCGGCACCGCGCCGGGGGCGGCGTTCTTCACCTTCTTCACCCTGATCGTCGAGGACAGCACCCACAAGAAGATGCTGGTCGACGCGCTCACCGACGCCGGCGTCGCCGAGGCCGACGTGAAGGCCGGGATGGCGGACCTGGCCGCGGAGATCAAGGACTCGCTGGCGACCCTCCTGGCCGGCGCGCAGCGGTCCGGCGACGTCCGCGCCGACGTGGGAATGCCGGAGGTGCTCGCGCTGCTCGGCGCCGCCTGCCTGGCGGCCGAGCGGGGCCGGTGGGACGCCGGGACGCGCGACCGCGCGCTGGCCGTCGTGTTCGACGGGTTCCGGCCCCGGAACTGA
- a CDS encoding transcriptional regulator yields MPSEYAKALGARLRAIRTQQGLSLHGVEEKSRGRWKAVVVGSYERGDRAVTVQKLAELADFYGVPVSELLPGGAAPSPLGPTPKLVIDLERLQQLPKDKAGPLARYAATIQSQRGDYNGKVLSIRQEDLRSLAVIYDKSPTELTEELISWGVLDPEARRAVESF; encoded by the coding sequence ATGCCGTCTGAATACGCAAAGGCTCTCGGCGCGCGCCTGCGCGCCATCCGCACCCAGCAGGGCCTGTCCCTGCACGGCGTGGAAGAGAAGTCCCGAGGCCGCTGGAAGGCCGTCGTCGTGGGTTCGTACGAGCGGGGCGACCGCGCCGTCACCGTTCAGAAGCTGGCCGAGCTCGCCGATTTCTATGGCGTGCCGGTTTCCGAGTTGCTGCCCGGCGGTGCCGCGCCGAGCCCGCTCGGGCCTACACCCAAGCTCGTGATCGACCTCGAGCGGCTGCAGCAGCTTCCGAAGGACAAGGCCGGTCCTCTCGCCCGTTACGCCGCGACGATTCAGAGCCAGCGGGGCGACTACAACGGAAAGGTTTTGTCGATCCGTCAGGAGGACCTGCGTTCACTCGCGGTCATCTACGACAAGTCCCCGACGGAGCTGACCGAGGAGCTGATCTCCTGGGGCGTCCTCGACCCGGAGGCGCGCCGCGCCGTCGAGTCGTTCTGA
- a CDS encoding CoA transferase: MDALLPLAGMRIVEISSFVAAPLGGMTLAQLGAEVIRVDQIGGGPDIDRWPLAPSGRSLYWAGLNKGKRSVTVDLRSAEGRGVAARLAAECGTVLTNAPPRGGLAPAELAALRPDLVHVQLVGRRDGGTAVDYTVNAASGFPAITGRDGAPVNHALPVWDVVCGLYLAAGLLAAERHRLRTGEGSGLRVALDDIALATAGNLGYLAEAQLGTPRERIGNHLFGEFGRDFATADGRVMVAVVTGRQWRDLVAATGLGEVVEALERALRADFGTAGDRYRHREAIGGLLASWFGTRTCAEIEAGLHGTSVLWSRYRDFGEVARELDGRPLMAEIDQPGVGPHLAPGSPLVFGGQAPPGPAPVLGEDTAGVLRDVLGLSGDAVDDLRARGVAGEP; the protein is encoded by the coding sequence ATGGACGCACTGTTGCCGCTCGCCGGGATGCGGATCGTCGAGATCTCCAGCTTCGTCGCCGCGCCGCTCGGCGGCATGACGCTCGCGCAGCTCGGCGCCGAGGTGATCCGGGTGGACCAGATCGGCGGCGGGCCCGACATCGACCGGTGGCCGCTGGCGCCGTCCGGGCGGAGCCTGTACTGGGCGGGACTCAACAAGGGGAAGCGGTCGGTGACCGTCGACCTGCGGTCGGCGGAGGGACGCGGTGTCGCGGCGCGGCTGGCGGCGGAGTGCGGGACCGTGCTGACGAACGCCCCGCCGCGCGGCGGGCTCGCCCCCGCCGAGCTCGCGGCGCTGCGGCCCGACCTCGTGCACGTCCAGCTCGTCGGGCGCCGGGACGGCGGCACCGCCGTCGACTACACCGTGAACGCGGCGTCCGGGTTCCCGGCGATCACCGGACGGGACGGCGCACCGGTCAACCACGCCCTGCCGGTCTGGGACGTCGTGTGCGGGCTCTACCTGGCGGCCGGGCTCCTCGCGGCGGAGCGGCACCGGCTGCGGACGGGCGAGGGGAGCGGCCTGCGGGTCGCGCTGGACGACATCGCCCTGGCCACTGCGGGCAACCTCGGGTACCTCGCGGAGGCGCAGCTCGGGACGCCGCGCGAACGGATCGGCAACCACCTCTTCGGGGAGTTCGGGCGCGACTTCGCGACGGCGGACGGGCGCGTCATGGTCGCCGTGGTCACCGGACGGCAGTGGCGCGACCTCGTCGCCGCGACCGGGCTCGGGGAGGTCGTCGAGGCGCTCGAGCGGGCGCTGCGGGCGGACTTCGGGACGGCCGGGGACCGGTACCGGCACCGGGAGGCGATCGGCGGCCTCCTCGCCTCCTGGTTCGGGACGCGCACGTGCGCGGAGATCGAGGCCGGGCTGCACGGCACGTCCGTCCTGTGGTCGCGGTACCGGGACTTCGGGGAGGTCGCGCGGGAACTGGACGGGCGGCCGCTCATGGCCGAGATCGACCAGCCCGGCGTCGGCCCCCACCTCGCGCCGGGCTCACCGCTGGTGTTCGGCGGGCAGGCGCCGCCCGGCCCCGCGCCCGTCCTCGGCGAGGACACCGCCGGGGTCCTGCGGGACGTGCTCGGGCTCTCCGGCGATGCCGTGGACGATCTGCGCGCCCGCGGAGTCGCCGGAGAGCCCTGA
- a CDS encoding VOC family protein has product MFKDTKAYSGFSVDDIEAAREFYGEVLGLGVSEDHGMLTLHIAGDRDTLVYPKPDHTPATFTILNFPVDDIERAVDELGERGVAFEQYDGYTDAKGIMREMGPLIAWFRDPAGNVLSVLQEA; this is encoded by the coding sequence ATGTTCAAGGACACGAAGGCGTACAGCGGCTTCTCGGTCGACGACATCGAGGCCGCGCGGGAGTTCTACGGAGAGGTCTTGGGCCTCGGAGTATCCGAGGACCACGGCATGCTCACCCTGCACATCGCGGGCGACCGGGACACGCTCGTCTACCCGAAGCCCGACCACACGCCGGCGACGTTCACCATCCTCAACTTCCCGGTGGACGACATCGAGCGGGCCGTCGACGAACTCGGCGAGCGCGGCGTCGCCTTCGAGCAGTACGACGGCTACACCGACGCGAAAGGGATCATGCGCGAGATGGGTCCGCTCATCGCCTGGTTCAGGGACCCGGCGGGCAACGTCCTCTCCGTCCTGCAGGAGGCCTGA
- a CDS encoding aldo/keto reductase, producing the protein MEYATLGRSGLKVSQACLGTMNFGTDHPFAGCTEDEARRVVDAFLDAGGNVIDTADAYTGGQSEEIVGRAVAGRRDSVVLATKAFMPQGDGPNDIGLSRAHLTRALEASLRRLGTDHIDLYQCHQWDAATPIEETMATLDGFVRSGKVRYIGCSNFTAAQIVEARRAAERAGGTPFVSLQPQYSLVARAIEAEILPACERHGLGTLTYSPLANGVLTGRYARGAAPADSRIGRLRSSPLDMARRYAGDMLNERTLGIAAEVGAVAAELGAASAAVALAWVRARPGVTSVIVGPRDLEQLRGNLAGFALELPDEAAARLDEVSRATVLPPVTGMQVRHHAEVARAS; encoded by the coding sequence ATGGAGTACGCGACGCTGGGACGGTCCGGGCTCAAGGTCTCGCAGGCCTGCCTGGGCACGATGAACTTCGGCACCGACCATCCGTTCGCCGGCTGCACGGAGGACGAGGCCCGCCGGGTCGTCGACGCCTTCCTGGACGCCGGCGGCAACGTCATCGACACCGCCGACGCCTACACCGGCGGCCAGTCGGAGGAGATCGTCGGACGGGCGGTCGCGGGCCGCCGGGACTCGGTCGTGCTCGCGACCAAGGCGTTCATGCCCCAGGGGGACGGACCGAACGACATCGGCCTGTCGCGGGCGCACCTCACGCGGGCGCTCGAGGCCAGCCTGCGCCGCCTGGGAACGGACCACATCGACCTCTACCAGTGCCACCAGTGGGACGCGGCGACGCCGATCGAGGAGACCATGGCGACCCTGGACGGCTTCGTCCGGTCGGGCAAGGTCCGCTACATCGGGTGCTCGAACTTCACCGCCGCGCAGATCGTCGAGGCGCGCCGGGCCGCCGAGCGGGCCGGCGGAACGCCGTTCGTCAGCCTGCAGCCGCAGTACTCGCTGGTGGCGCGCGCCATCGAGGCGGAGATCCTGCCGGCGTGCGAGCGGCACGGGCTGGGCACGCTGACGTACTCGCCGCTCGCGAACGGGGTGCTGACCGGACGGTACGCGCGCGGTGCGGCGCCGGCCGACTCACGGATCGGGCGGCTGCGCTCGTCCCCGCTGGACATGGCGCGCAGGTACGCCGGCGACATGCTGAACGAGCGGACGCTGGGCATCGCGGCGGAGGTCGGTGCCGTCGCGGCGGAGTTGGGCGCCGCCTCCGCCGCCGTCGCGCTCGCCTGGGTGCGCGCCCGTCCCGGGGTGACGTCGGTGATCGTGGGGCCGCGCGACCTGGAGCAGCTGCGCGGGAACCTGGCGGGCTTCGCGCTGGAGTTGCCGGACGAGGCGGCCGCCCGGTTGGACGAGGTGTCGCGGGCCACCGTGCTGCCGCCCGTCACGGGGATGCAGGTCCGGCACCACGCCGAGGTCGCGCGCGCGTCCTGA
- a CDS encoding dihydroorotase, with protein sequence MTETPTTGARAGVLIRGARILGGEPADVLVRDGVVAAIGAGLDAAGAQVIDADGLIALPGLVDLHTHLREPGREDAETVESGTKAAAMGGFTAVHAMANTDPVADTAGVVEQVWRLGREAGYCDVQPVGAVTRGIAGEQLAELGAMADSAASVRVFSDDGHCVSDAVIMRRALEYVKAFDGVVAQHAQEPRLTEGAQMNEGEVSAALGLAGWPAVAEEAIIARDVLLAQHVGSRLHVCHVSTAGSVEILRWAKGKGCPVTAEVTPHHLLLNDGRAESYDPIYKVNPPLRTAEDVAALRDALADGTIDCVATDHAPHPVEAKETEWAVAAMGMIGLETALPVVQEAMVDTGLLDWAGVADRMSYRPARIGRLSGQGRPLETGAPANITLYDPSPRRAVDASAMTSKSRNTPFAGLELPGRVVATFLRGEPTVLEGKLQ encoded by the coding sequence GTGACAGAAACCCCGACCACGGGCGCCCGCGCGGGCGTGCTCATCCGGGGCGCCCGGATCCTCGGCGGCGAGCCCGCGGACGTCCTCGTCCGCGACGGCGTCGTCGCCGCGATCGGCGCCGGGCTGGACGCGGCGGGCGCGCAGGTGATCGACGCGGACGGGCTGATCGCCCTGCCGGGCCTGGTCGACCTGCACACCCACCTGCGCGAGCCGGGCCGCGAGGACGCCGAGACCGTCGAGTCCGGCACGAAGGCCGCCGCGATGGGCGGGTTCACCGCCGTGCACGCGATGGCCAACACCGACCCGGTCGCCGACACCGCCGGTGTCGTCGAGCAGGTGTGGCGGCTCGGCCGCGAGGCCGGGTACTGCGACGTGCAGCCGGTCGGCGCCGTCACCCGCGGCATCGCCGGCGAGCAGCTCGCCGAGCTCGGCGCGATGGCCGACTCCGCCGCGTCCGTCCGGGTGTTCTCCGACGACGGGCACTGCGTGTCGGACGCCGTCATCATGCGGCGCGCGCTCGAGTACGTGAAGGCGTTCGACGGCGTCGTCGCCCAGCACGCGCAGGAGCCGCGGCTCACCGAGGGCGCCCAGATGAACGAGGGCGAGGTGTCGGCCGCGCTGGGGCTGGCGGGCTGGCCCGCGGTCGCCGAGGAGGCGATCATCGCCCGCGACGTCCTGCTCGCCCAGCACGTCGGGTCGCGGCTGCACGTCTGCCACGTCTCGACCGCCGGGTCCGTGGAGATCCTCCGCTGGGCCAAGGGCAAGGGCTGCCCGGTGACCGCCGAGGTCACCCCGCACCACCTGCTCCTCAACGACGGGCGGGCCGAGTCCTACGACCCGATCTACAAGGTGAACCCGCCGCTGCGCACCGCCGAGGACGTCGCCGCGCTGCGGGACGCGCTGGCCGACGGGACCATCGACTGCGTCGCCACCGACCACGCCCCGCACCCGGTCGAGGCCAAGGAGACCGAGTGGGCGGTCGCCGCGATGGGCATGATCGGCCTGGAGACCGCGCTGCCGGTCGTCCAGGAGGCCATGGTCGACACCGGGCTGCTCGACTGGGCCGGGGTCGCCGACCGCATGTCGTACCGGCCCGCGCGCATCGGGCGCCTGTCCGGGCAGGGCCGTCCGCTCGAGACGGGGGCGCCCGCCAACATCACGCTGTACGACCCGTCGCCGCGCCGCGCCGTGGACGCGTCCGCCATGACCTCCAAGAGCCGCAACACCCCGTTCGCGGGGCTGGAGCTGCCGGGGCGCGTCGTGGCGACGTTCCTGCGCGGCGAGCCGACCGTCCTGGAAGGGAAGCTTCAATGA
- a CDS encoding MFS transporter, which yields MAARGGRGLVPLLAFLGVSAYSLSMAVVTPALPQIQAGLGTTPAGAAWALTAMTLSAAVATPVVGRLGDLYGPRRVLLSVLAAATAGMVVAASAGSLPVMLAGRVLSGVGAGVFPLAYTIIRDVVPAGRTASAVGLMSSMLGLGGALSWCMAGPIIDLLGWRWLLWVPVLGLVPGLAAAWWIVPRSPSRAGARVDWWGAVLFAGWLVAALAALTQGTFWGWTSPGVLGLLAAAVVTAAIWLWVETRVREPLVDPRVMRLRGVWTANAASLLSGYALMAGGLLFPLLVQLPEDTGYGFGGSATQAAVLQLPASIGMTVAGVAAGALDRRFGSRAVLSGGAVLTCAGYAFVTFAHSELWHLYVGGLARGIGLGLAYAAVATLVVLAVPVGDTGAATGVNTLIRTVGASLGTQVSAVIVAGMPGERGFTAGFAMSAAAMAAVLPLALLAARGGGRARGAGGEPVVRPSITTADARDGA from the coding sequence GTGGCGGCGCGCGGCGGTCGGGGGCTGGTGCCGCTGCTGGCGTTCCTCGGTGTGTCGGCCTACTCGCTGTCGATGGCGGTCGTCACCCCGGCGCTGCCGCAGATCCAGGCGGGCCTGGGCACGACGCCGGCCGGGGCGGCGTGGGCGCTGACGGCGATGACGCTGTCGGCGGCCGTGGCGACGCCGGTGGTCGGGCGGCTCGGCGACCTGTACGGGCCCCGGCGGGTACTGCTGTCGGTGCTCGCGGCGGCGACGGCCGGGATGGTCGTGGCCGCCTCGGCCGGGTCGCTGCCGGTCATGCTCGCCGGGCGGGTCCTGAGCGGGGTCGGCGCGGGGGTGTTCCCGCTCGCGTACACGATCATCCGGGACGTGGTTCCGGCCGGGCGGACGGCGTCGGCCGTGGGGCTGATGTCGTCGATGCTGGGGCTCGGCGGCGCGCTGTCCTGGTGCATGGCGGGTCCGATCATCGACCTGCTCGGCTGGCGCTGGCTGCTGTGGGTGCCGGTGCTCGGGCTGGTGCCGGGGCTCGCGGCGGCGTGGTGGATCGTGCCGCGGTCGCCGTCCCGCGCCGGCGCCCGGGTGGACTGGTGGGGCGCGGTGCTGTTCGCGGGGTGGCTGGTGGCGGCGCTGGCGGCGCTCACCCAGGGGACGTTCTGGGGCTGGACGTCACCGGGCGTGCTGGGGCTGCTCGCGGCCGCGGTGGTGACGGCCGCGATCTGGCTGTGGGTCGAGACGCGCGTGCGCGAACCCCTCGTGGACCCGCGCGTCATGCGGCTGCGAGGGGTGTGGACGGCCAACGCGGCGTCGCTGCTGTCGGGGTACGCGCTGATGGCGGGCGGGCTGCTGTTCCCGCTGCTGGTCCAGCTGCCGGAGGACACCGGGTACGGGTTCGGGGGCAGCGCGACGCAGGCGGCGGTGCTGCAGTTGCCCGCGAGCATCGGGATGACCGTCGCGGGCGTGGCGGCGGGGGCGCTGGACCGGCGGTTCGGGTCGCGGGCGGTGCTGTCCGGCGGGGCGGTGCTGACGTGCGCCGGGTACGCGTTCGTCACGTTCGCGCATTCGGAGCTGTGGCACCTGTACGTCGGCGGGCTCGCCCGGGGGATCGGGCTCGGGCTCGCCTACGCGGCGGTCGCGACGCTGGTGGTGCTGGCGGTTCCGGTGGGGGATACGGGCGCGGCGACGGGCGTCAACACGCTGATCCGGACGGTCGGCGCGTCGCTGGGCACGCAGGTCAGCGCCGTGATCGTGGCGGGCATGCCGGGGGAGCGGGGGTTCACCGCCGGGTTCGCGATGAGCGCGGCGGCGATGGCGGCCGTGCTGCCGCTGGCGCTGCTGGCGGCGCGCGGCGGGGGACGGGCCCGGGGCGCCGGCGGGGAGCCGGTGGTGCGCCCGTCCATCACCACGGCGGACGCGCGCGACGGCGCGTGA